A portion of the Salmo trutta chromosome 1, fSalTru1.1, whole genome shotgun sequence genome contains these proteins:
- the LOC115163734 gene encoding SAYSvFN domain-containing protein 1 gives MQPITSPGSGSTLKSASWESTADKDAQELTKHQMPAVPQATGTLQCGDDCLLDCILGRRLGSRQLGFANRTLLKVLLWLVLLGLFAELAFGLPFFLISLFYWLYQGLRSPTKRQPGELSAYSVFNPDCQPLMGTLTAEHLDCEMGILQLTM, from the exons ATGCAGCCCATAACATCACCTGGCAGTGGAAGCACTTTGAAGTCCGCCAGTTGGGAGTCAACAGCTGATAAAGACGCACAGGAGTTGACAAAACATCAGATGCCTGCTGTCCCTCAGGCTACAGGAACTTTACAGTGTGGG GATGACTGTCTGCTGGACTGCATTCTGGGTCGAAGGCTTGGTTCAAGGCAACTTGGTTTCGCAAACCGGACTTTGCTGAAGGTGTTGCTTTGGCTGGTTCTGCTTGGGCTGTTTGCTGAGCTGGCCTTCGGGTTGCCTTTCTTCCTAATCTCTCTCTTCTACTGGCTCTACCAGGGGCTGCGGAGCCCAACTAAACGTCAACCTGGAGAACTGAGCGCTTACTCAGTATTCAACCCTGACTGTCAGCCTCTCATGGGCACCCTCACAGCAGAGCACTTGGACTGTGAAATGGGAATACTTCAGCTAACCATGTAA